aaaatgagCTTATGGTAACTAGTTGtatatttttcatgaagttcAAGCAAGAGCATGCTGCTGCTTCTCTGAGTCTCAGTTCATGTCTGCCAGGCTCCAGCTCAGCGTAAACAATGAGCTTATTCATACAGCTTCTTCCACCGTCTCTGTCTGCATCTGAACCGCTCCCAACATGCTAGCGATCGTCTAGACAGTTTGTCATGTCAGACAGAATGTGTGAAAGTGAAGTGTGACTTTGGTATTTGCAGAAGTCTTCCTGAGTTGGCTTTCTGATTGTTAACAGTAAACCTCAAGAGAAAAATTGTCAATGAGGAAGTGAATTTTGCAAGCAAGTATAATGTCATTGCCGGCTTGGCACGGGTTTTCCTCACTCTTTCTTTCGGTGTCATTCAGGAGTTCAGTTGGACCCCAGTAAGGCTTGGTGCCCCATTCTGGACTGCCAGGCCGTGTGCAGCGTGACGCCCGGTACCGAAGGCAAACCGGTTCCTGTGCCCTGCCCCGTGTGCCATGCCGTCTTCTGCTGCGGCTGCAGAAGCCTCTGGATAGATGGTCATTCCTGCTCCCAGCACCAGCCACTGATGGCACCATCAGCAGACAGGTCAGTGTGACCCATTTCCACATGAACAAACAAGTGTTTATCATTCATAACACGGCCTCTAACTTTACATAAACATGCTCTGTCTGCCGTCTCTGCAGTGGACTGAGCAGCGCTGATACTGATGCAATGATTAAACAGTGTCCTGTGTGTGGCGTCTACATAGAGCGCAATCAGGGCTGTGCTCAGATGCTCTGCAAGAGCTGCAAACACACCTTCTGCTGGTACTGCCTACAGAATCTGGACGTAAGTGACTCTAGGGGTTTCCAAATCTTCTGCCACCAACACAAAGTTTTTTTGGACACTATGACAATAGAGATGCTATGGTGTTCCAAAAGTGCCATGATTTAACTGTAACAGTACCACattaatgtatatactttttgaAAATGGTACCATGATAATACCTTGATTTTTTAGAAATGGTTCAATTgtaaaagcattttttgcacTTGTtactatataataataataataataataattattattattattattattaattaataaaatataatacacttactatttttaaagttaaaaatttATCAAATTCACAATACAATGATCCATTGTTAATTATAATATTgaacaattttaataataatagtatttttaatagtattgattttaaattaatagtaataataataataataataattaaaatataatacattactatttttgaaagtgaaaatagaaaatttatagataataaaataaaaaaatctgttgttaataattattttttttattttaattatagatcaaatatttttatgaaatattattaaacaattttaatataagtatgatgatgataatgatcttattattgttaaaatataataaacttactattattacaattaaaaattaaatttcctgATAAAATGGTCTATAAttgttaactataataataataataataataatttacaattttaataataatagtaattttattattaataataattaaatgtttataatacatattattaattataattattcataattaaaaagtgcaaacagtataatataatcattttatttattttaataattattttattttaatattatttaaatatataattacatttaaattatataaaatatttttgaaatattttattaaaaatacatttaataataataataataataataataaatatttatttattttttgttgttgttgtgccatttttcaTTTGTAAGCAcgtttggataaaagcatcatgctgaatgaaaaaataaatataaagtctCTATGGTTATAGGGCGATATATTCCTGAGACATTACGATAAAGGACCGTGCCGAAACAAGCTGGGACACTCCAGAGCTTCCGTCATGTGGAACAGGACACAGGTGAGCCGGAATGCCagtttgcatttttgttttttttcaccatgTCAGACGTTTACTGTTTTTCAAATGACTTTGATGACTAATTTTAGAAAGCACCTTTTGGAACATGATTTTCTTTTCCTCTCATTTTTATTAGCAAGATAAAGTTATCATGTAATTAGATGACAACTACTCCGTAGTGGCAAGATTCTGGTTAGACTTCAtgttgtttgtgtgttgtgATGTATTCAGGTGGTCGGTATACTGGTGGGCGTCAGCATCATCGTGCTAGTGACGTCACCACTGCTGCTGCTGGCCTCTCCCTGTATCCTGTGCTGTGTGTGCAAACCCTGCCAAGCCAAGAAGaccaagaaaaagaagaagaggataGATAAGAAGCCGTCAGATTCCACCGCATAGGAGAACTCTTCGTAACGAACATGTGTAGCATCTTCCACGTGCCAAGCCCCAGTCTCGCTAACCAGGTGCACAAGTGCCTCATTCTCAGTGCCTGGTAAATTCGGTGGATTTATTTTGCCTTCAGGTGCATTATGGgaaaaataaacatgtttattGAATGGACAACATCCTCAAAGGATGGCCCTTTTTCCGCAAAGCCAAAACATTTGTTCATGTGTGCTATAGAGGTTACGTTAAAAATATGAATGGACTGTAGCAGTGAGTTCAACTCTTTTTGTTTCCATGTAGACCAAAGGCCCTGCTGTTCTTCTTCTGTACTATAATATGTAAATACTGTATTTAAGAGAGGGTTCTGTTCTGTGttctttttacatttgatttttctGCATCAGATATTTTATAACTTAATTACAATAAACTAAACACCTGAAACTGAGCAGCGAAACTGACCAGCTTCTCTTTGTTCATATGGTAAAAAGGTCAGAATTTAGAAAACAATATTTCACGTTACACACCCATAggcatattaaataatatacactattttttctgtcttttccCATTATTTCTGTACAGTTCAATGAGTTTTAGAAACAAGATCAGTACTTTCAGGGCTGCTGCAATTAAACTATTTACTGAACAACGTGAAAAAGGAAGCATTTCTCACGGAGAAAACAGTTGTATTGTACTGTATTTCACCAGCTGGGGAAAATTACAATACAATTCCTGCTTGAAAGTGAGTCAATGTTTCCTGGTTGTTAAAACCAGTGTCTGTGTACTAAAACTTATCTAAATaaggaaacaaaacaaaaagaaacaaaaaagtaCCATGGTAACTGACATATTCCACGATAGTGTGACAAATCGATGATGTAAGTGGAATGGAAGACATGTAATATTCTTTTATGTAAAACCATGACTGTACCATGGTAAACTGCGACACTACTTCTTTGTAAAGGTGTCTAAATTGCTCTGCGTTAGATTAAAATTGGAATTGTCGTTCATTTGTAACGAAGTCAACAAATATTGAGTCTGAAATGCTTCCACAGGTTTGGGACATCTGTGCAGAGTAAAGCGAGAGAGACACCGTGTGGTTACAGCTGGAACTGCGTTACTGAAAATTACAAACAAATCAATGCAAAACAAGAATTATTCAAAGTGTGTGAGTTAGAGAGTCACA
The Chanodichthys erythropterus isolate Z2021 chromosome 2, ASM2448905v1, whole genome shotgun sequence DNA segment above includes these coding regions:
- the rnf144b gene encoding LOW QUALITY PROTEIN: E3 ubiquitin-protein ligase RNF144B (The sequence of the model RefSeq protein was modified relative to this genomic sequence to represent the inferred CDS: deleted 1 base in 1 codon) codes for the protein MEDVASLFLKFKGKQLQEAGMEAERATIHCKLCLTDCPKPETSTLQSCNCVFCVQCLRQYVQLAIRGGAGSAITCPDPACKNTGTLLDSELTFFAPSDQIELYQRLRFERGVQLDPSKAWCPILDCQAVCSVTPGTEGKPVPVPCPVCHAVFCCGCRSLWIDGHSCSQHQPLMAPSADSGLSSADTDAMIKQCPVCGVYIERNQGCAQMLCKSCKHTFCWYCLQNLDGDIFLRHYDKGPCRNKLGHSRASVMWNRTQVVGILVGVSIIVLVTSPLLLLASPCILCCVCKPCQAKKTKKKKKRIDKKPSDSTA